From the Candoia aspera isolate rCanAsp1 chromosome 3, rCanAsp1.hap2, whole genome shotgun sequence genome, the window TATCAGGAAAAATCTGCAGGTAAGGTCCAGGCAGTGGGTTGCAACGAAATAAAGGAATAAGCTTTCTTATTTAGACAACAGCACTGGGCTTTTCTAAATATTTAATCTGGCTAGCATTTGGGTGCTTTTGAACTCATCCTGGTATTCTCCTAGATACTTTCTCTGCAAAAATTCTGCCTTAGAAGGTTTTGCTTTGAGCACCATTCTAGGACATCTAGTCAGCAGTTCATTTGCCAGGGGCCATATAATGACagggttcacatatcatgctaagctatgTTCTGCTTATTCATGGTTTAGTACAAAAATGCAAGTATCTGGATCTGTACAGCACACTAAActctggtttacaaatcacagtgcaTGGGTTCACCCAATACCTGTAGTCAGAACTAAGCCAACAACATGGacatgaaataaaatgagatCTTTTTGCTGAGCAACAGTTGAAAGACCATCAAAATTGGCCCTGCCCAACTATAGGGTAAGACGATAATTTCGGCTATCCTCTGGAAATGATGAAGCCCAATGACTGGGCTTTCTGCTTTCCGTAACCCTTCCACCATCTAAAGCAATGGATAGTGTTCTCCATGGAGCAGCTGAGAACTACTCCCCACAGTCCTAATCTTCCTTACCTGCTGAAAAATTCGTGCTAGAGGATACTTCAGTCTCTGCTCACCATCATCTATGAGACAAAGATAACTTCTTATGGGAAGGGCCATAACCCAGGAGAACAAGTACATGTTTTACAATTCGAAGGTGCTGGATTCTCTCCGTGATATCTCCAAAAAGAGTTGGGAAACTCCAGTGTCTAAAACCCTAGAAAATCAGGTAGACTGAATATGGTTTGACATTCAACTTTTCTCAGTAGATTATGTTCCTGTTGGGTCATTAAGGGGCATATAATACATCCAATTAATTTTGGCTCCATGATTGACTCACAAGCTAGTATCTTAAGCCAACTTTAAGAACTGTTTTGTTCTGAAGTGGGTAATCGTGGCCACTGAATCTGGACaattaaaaaatacttattttatagTGTGGCACAAATggaggttctgaatgtggaacagaccattatttggtaatgtcaagagtggatcttgtGGAAAACAAGGACATGGAAGGAATATTGGTGCCTAGGGTCCTAATCAGCAGAATTTAGGAGTGGCAGCACCTAAACAAGAACCCGGAAAAGTTTTGGTTTGTGGATCTCTCCTTCCCAGTACAGCTTGCCACTGTAAACTATAATAAGATTATTTGAAAGTTATTctttcacacatttttttttttgtgagagaAATGTTAATCATGCTGGGGAAACCAGCCAAAGTTGCATGCTCCTTTTCATGCTTCTCATTGACAGAGCTATATTAAAGCAATTCTAATGCAACACATTTAAAACACATTTGCATCAGCttgggaaagagggagagaaaattaaAGGAATAGGATTTTTTTAGCCCTTTCCTGTCTTGCTGCAATCCTGTAGAACATCCTCTTCTTGGTATATAAGTGGAAGGGGAAATCATCAAATCAACTAAAGGGAGAAATTAGTGCCAAAGCAAATATCCATTTCAGTCTGTagcataagagagagagagaggagggagggagggagagagagagggagggagattccCTTGTCATGCTGCTCTGATCCAATTACTACAGCTGTTTCTTGCTGCTGAAGTGCTGGTCCTCTATATGTCTCATTGATGGAATCTACAGAAGTCAGGGCTcggttttaaaaatctttaataagtTTACACAACCTTGAGAGGTAGGAAAGCTTCTTTCCAAGAGAAAACAGGCCAGAGCTAAAGCAAGCCTTCTCAATACTTTCCCTATTAGATGGACCATCATGTCAAAGGGACCTTCAAGTcaatttaaaaaacagctttACTGTTGCACATAATGCATAGAATTTCTGCGGAGATATCTGTGAGGTGGAGGGgggtgtccaaaaagtcaagatggcaaccatgatCCCACAATTGAAGCCATGCATTAACAAAGGGGGTGGGacttctattgcacagtcatggGTGCTGTCTTGACCTTTTGGacacctccccccctcccccccataatACACCTCTGATTTTCAGTTATGAGAGCAGAAGTAGAGAAGGGCTGGAATATAAAAAACCTCTGGCATATTTAAAATACAGCTGATTGAACAGAAAGCTTTTCACTGTTGTGGTACCTGTTGACATGTGATCAAGAAACAAGTGTCTTTCCAACTCATGTTGGTATTTTTTGAGATATGGAGCCTCAAACAGATAAAAATTAATCCTTCCCCCACTGCTCCTGGGAATTCAGGCAAGTGATAATAAGTGGTATTCTTGCACCCAAAGTTCCTTCCTCCTTGCACATCAGCTGtttcaatttcttttatttctatccCAGGCTCTTTTCTAAGGAGCTGGAAGGACAATTCCTAGTCCCAAAGTGGGCAACTTTTCAGTGGCTGAGGATGGACACAGTGGATGCTTAATAATAAAAGGTGGTAGGCCTTGTATTACACCGTTTCATGCTTCAAAATGGGGGAAACTGTGCCACTGATGTTTTACAGATGACATGGTCCAAGGGAACTCTAGGGCTACAAGAAAGAGATCTGGGGACCTCATGAGGCTCTGGGGTCTTTGGCTGCCCAGAGAGCCAATCTCACCCCTGTTTTCTGCTAACTGCCGGTTTCGGGAGTTCTGCTGGATCAGCCTCTTCATATCCTCCAATTCTGCATGCTCCCTCAGGTGATGCCGTTTCAGGTTCTCCACATGTTGCACCATCACTTCTGTGGCCCGACTCATGCGAGCCTCCTGCAAGAAGGACAGGAAGGTATTAATGAATCCAAGGAGTGGAGTAACAAAGGGAACTATGATGAAGGCCCCAGCCTTCTTTAAGGAGATCAGCAAACAGGTTCACCCGCTTCAACCCTAACTTCTTTTCGCATTGACTAATGAACACCATTATTAACTGAGCTCATGAATTTTATGATTAATATTTTGCATTGGGGTACATATCCATCCCCTACTAGATGGCTGATTTTTACTCTAAAGggaggtcagacctggttagtggaagaaggcaacagcaaaacaCTTCcctactgctgccaagaaaatgacatgaagTCACATAGCAATTAAGCTTGACTCAAAAGGACATTTTACCTTTTTTAGAATTTCCAGAGTCTCAAAATGCTACATTTTGCTAAAGCAGTCTTATTAGCCCACATTGCAGGAGAAAGGAAGCAGAGAGATGGTGACTTGCCTAAAACCATGTAAGGAGAATACAGGGACTAAGGTTCGAACTGGAGATTTCCTAGTCCTGGGAGAGCATTAAGTTTTCTCTTCAATTTTACTTCAtctaatttgttttgtttcagatgTGGCCTAATCATATAAAACTATCCAGCAGCATCAAACACAGGATCACTGTAGGAAAAGGTCCATCAGAAAGTTTTCTGTCAAGAATTTGCAAAATCATGGAATCTGCACCAAGTTGGGTGCTTATTTGCCCAAATGATATATATATGCAGATTCCATGATTTTGCAAATTCTTGACAGAAATCTATTCACCTTTCCAATAATTCAGAGTTAAAATGACAGAAATATTAAAGAAGGTGAGAATGTATACTGTAGATAAGGAATATGCACTAAACATCTCACAGCCATTGATTTCGCCAGTTTCAGAGCTGCTGAGAAAAACATTACCCAAATTCTTGGAAACATATCAACAGAATAGATGCATCAGACTCCATACTATCTCAGTGTACACTTTCTAGTAAAGTCAGTTTCTGTGGCCCATACTGTGCTGTTTGTCTGGGGAGAACAGCTAGCTTTTACTACTAGGAAATCTTTGTCCCAAGTCATTTTTATAGATGAGACTCAATCTGCTTTTGTTTAAATCAATCTGAATGTAATATCTATACTTCAGATTGTTCACTTATAGCAATATCCACAGATAGCATAAATAGTATAAGAATGTTTTTTCAGTGTCTCTCGCTTAGAGTTAATTGCCCTAACTTACACACTCACCTGATGGACAGCTCCTAATTTTTCTGCTGCACCTGTTGCCCGTTCAATTGTTTCTGCCAGAATTGCTAGGCTGTTCTGTAAGTATTCAACCAGTTCCTTGCGCCTGGGGTCCATACAGGCCTGATCCAACTTCTTGAGGGATAAAACAGAGATTCCTGGATTAACTGAAAGAATGCCTACTAAGACTTGGACTTCACACAAAAAAGACAATTCTCAGGACTCATTACCAATGCAATACAACAAAAATTGGCCCAATTTCCAGAAATCTTCAGGCATAACTTGCTGAATAGTACTGTACACCTTATGTTTTAACCAAACTATCTTAACTGAACATGGGTCCCAACAAAATCAAAAAGGCAAGCTAGTTATGGTTTAGCTTTTAATGAAATTGATAGGAAAAGTACAATAAGTCTGGATCCAACCCATTAACTGCTGGTCCTCTCCCTTTTTTGATTTTGGAAGTCCAATGCCCTAGATTCCCATCCTAGATGCCCTAGATTACCATGGCCCTAGACTACCATCCTTAGGAATGCAAAAGAAATAGTCAAAACAACTTCACTTGCCTGCAACACTGCCCGACATTCTGCCAACTCCTGCTGGATATTCTCTTCTGCTGTGTTCCGTGCTCGTTCTTCTATCTGCACTCGCTGCCTCAAGGTAAACATATCGCAACGGAAAGCCAGGGCTAAGTGTGCAAAAGCTGCCTgccaaagaaggagagagagatcaTCCAAATTGCACTACTGATGGAACTCAAGCATATTCAACCCTGtttcaaaatcaaaacattttggGGAAAGTGAATGAATaacactaagccaaaataaaCACTAGGTCAAATGTTCTAatttcctggaggaagcagaaaaGATAGTCTAAGATTTTCTGACTCTTGTCAGTTTCTTGTCTGCAATCAAGTTTCAAGAGAAAGTCAAGATGCTGTGCCTATGTGTCTACGTACTTGTATTTCTGTGTTAAACCGGCATGAAATTTATCCATGCTGTAACAAAAAagcagagaaccagtttggtatagcggttaaaggcactgggctacaagatgggagactgcaagttctagttctgccttaggcacagaagccagttgtgggccagtcactctttctcaaccccaggaagaaggcaaatcacttctgaaaatgttgcccagaaaacggcatggacttgtccaggcagttgccaggagctaAGACTGAATCAAAGACACTGATATGAAATGTCACCTTTCAGGATGACCTGGTCATCTCAAATTACTAATTGTCTCAGACAGTTCTTAGGATTCATACGCTTTAACTAAGAAAACAGTGGTGTTCTCCAAGCAACAACTTATTATGGTTTAATTGTTGGGAAATTGAAATACAAGTGCTTTGTTTCCCTGCTGGAAAATGTCTGGTGTCAGAACAAATAACATGCATTTATTCATTATATGCTCTCTAGTGACACTGTAATGTAATGAAAAGGGAATTTAAATCATTCAGGTCCTCTGGTGTGTAGAACTTGCCAATCAAGTCAAGATTATTATGGAAGCTCAACTTAATGTTAAAATATGCAAACATCTTTGATGAGGAGAAATGTTCCTCGCTAAGGGCAATATTACACAGACATAGTTGGGTCTCAGAACAACATAATATTCTGCCAGTCAGAAAAATAGGCCTCCAAGCTAGCCATGAAACCTATGATTTTATAACAGCTATCTCAATAAGCCTCAGAATATCTTCTGAAAAAGCTGAAATGCTATGAATTAGAAAGAATCCAGCCACCTGGACAGTAGCACTCACCTCCACGTCTTGCTCCGTCAAAGCCACCCTGCAAAGAAAGTACAAAATCATACAGACTGGATATTAGTGACCTGGCAAAGCTCAAACAGTTTAGCAGAGGGGAGGTTCTGTATCTTCCAACCTGGGTAACTTCACCCATGAAGCTGGAGAGAATGCAGAAAAACATCCCCCGCTATTGCAGCCTTGATCTCCAATGTACAGAACCTGTGAGCAAACATACTCAAATTGGTACAGTTCAGAGGGATGCAAGTGCAATAAGTAACTCAAATTTACAAGGGGAAATATCTTGTAAATGATATGGAAAGAGACTTTATAATAAGTTATAATGGTTTCAGAGATGCTGTTGCTAAGGCAACAGTTACTGGAGTTCAGTTGTGTCCATTTGAATTTTAAGGCCATTTTAAGGCTAACCTCTAGGAATAGATCTCATATTTTATGGAGCCCTTCCCACTCACAAAAAACAGACAAGCAAGGAGGCACATGAAAGAGTTCTGTCAGACATGTGGAAGGCTCCTACCTGTGCAAGCCCAGCCTCTGAAGCACAGAAAGCTCCACCAGTGAGGTATTCAGTGCATCCTCAGAGGAATCTGATTCTAGacaaggaaagttttaaaaaattaagtggaAACAGCACACATTAGAActagataaaaaaataaagacatttagTTGTCCATTGAGGTTATCTTATCTGGCTAGAAAATGCAAAGGTATGGCAGGCCAGTAACTGGAGACTAGTCAAAAGCGGTTGAAATTTAAGTTACATTGCTGATAAAAAAAATTTGCCCTAACAATTCTTGTTAGTGGATGGTTATGTAATAAACAAATCTGGGCATTTTTTTTACACAGACTACAGTAGAAAATCATCTAGATAATACATAAATCTGGATCCTTTTTCCTAGACTAAATAGCCATTCTGAACAGCGTAAGAACATGCCTATGGTGTTTATTTCAATAGCGATTTCAGTATATGGTTAACCTGCAGCATTCATTTTCTAATTCTGGAGGAGCACACCTGAAGAAAGGTCCTGGTGGGGAACATGCAAATGGAGAACATGCTAATCTTTTGGAGATAGGGAAAGTTGGAActgggaagaaaaggaagtaaaCAATGCTAGTCATTCCTGGAAATCTAGGAGcataaattaaatagataaataaaagggaaaactgaactggaaaggaaaggaaaggaagagaactgTAGAAAAAGAAAGTGGATGGGTGGAATTCTGAAAGACATactgaatatgaaataaaaacaaggaggggaaagaaaaacCAGAATATATCGAAGGGCAACAATGAAAAGGGAGGAGAACACAAGGTAAGTCCAGCAACAAAGACTCATTCACCAACCTTCATCGCTGTCACCACTGTCTTTGAAGTGCACTGCTTGGACTCTGCTCCCTGAGCTATTCCTCTTTGCTGGCTCTTGGGATCTCACCACAGAAGGCTGCAAAGGAAGAAGAGTAGTTGCAACCAAGCAACAGAAATGTAGACATACATTTCTTCCTCAAGATGGATTAGATCTTCCTAGGGAAATGGGGTTATCTAGGGGGAAATGGCCATGCCCCAACTATACCCATCAGAGTGGGCTGTAATCAATAACACCAGTTGAAGAGAAAAAGATCCTTTATACTTTCTTCATTTAGAACATTGGTGTATTTGTTTCAAGTCCCACATCTTGGTACAATAAAACAAGAGAGATTCCAGTTGAATGATATGCCCCAagacagtcttctccaacctggtattCTCTGTACATCTTGGATTACAAGTCTCAGAATGCCCAGTCAACCCATCTGAAAGATACCAGGTTGAAGAAACATGTTTTGGAAAATACTCTGAAGGCAGCACATATGCTGCTAAAGCCAAAACTAAGCCATTTGGGGCCTGATCAATACTTAGCACTGTCGTGTTcgccattccaatgttgctggtacatcgtaacgtttcgatgtcatttcgctgatacatgtttcatctgggaagggaggaggattccatctcgtggagttgttatctgttggctgctgggttggaatgtgtttgggttatctcattgtgttcaaggttactttcccagcacctggggggaggggagtttgcaacagcagggtgaggggagggattacgttttgagccgagggtttttagtttgtatttggcacgcttttactcattctcagctttctctgtatttgcatactattcttctaataaatcagatatcattaagtacctgcttgtgagtctgagtctattgggataggcaatcattacataaagctgagaatccaaaaaatttttccgttagcccctttccagatttattttgtgaggggaagtgctagcaatgagcaaaccaaatccacaaaccatggaaagtgaagaatcgagcgagggggaacccgactctacagtaataagaacggagagagttcctcctcgagagacttcagaagttcgggaggggtcgagcttcagcctaggagacgaggaggttggaggtaaaagagcccctgaaccgactggcGAGTCACCAGGTGagttgctcacctgggatgagacacagggaaccctaccagggacgtcaagaatgtcttggaagcagcggtacccgttgtccccaaccatggtgaggcaggagggaaaggaggattcccaaacccctgatcatataaaactggtggaggctaaattggagtccttagaatttatgtttcggaaaatgtccatggactggggtccacgggagaggaggagagaggagtccagtataGGTATTCGActttcttcgcccccaccttccccagaggaaaggagtaggacccggcaccgagaggaagtaagagcaccgagggtgagaatttcaaggtcccctcctcgagagcggagatccctgggggcTAGGAGGAAGCCCAACcgtccagctgtggcgaagggaccgcccggagtgggggtaaaggactttactgttaaatttgatggagatccaactaagctgtcgtttttccttaccaatgcaaggagttatatggatgaatgggaacagtgtttccgctcagaaagagccaagattaatgccattgccactaagctcaaggggcggccggccgattggtacgtgcagttatgtcaatcggaggcccctgagctggaggagttcgaggaattcctgtgggcgctaaaattacactttgaaggcccgttagctaaggaaagagcaaaacgggcattgagggagctgtgccaggggccacgatcggtggcagactacgctctggaatttaaggctttggctggaaaagtggaggattggtcccaatccactttaatagaactttttaaggatggtctgaatatggaggtcctaaggtggtcgcttGGCCGAGACAACCCGGATtccctatatgagtggatacagctggcagggaaggctgagcatgcccatgaaccTTTTGCTCactggaaggtgatgagatatgctaggctcagcaagggttcccgcactgctgcactcACTGGAAAGTCTGGCCAacgtgcttgggaagaggagagcGCCGCTACCGCGAAGGgtcaatgcctccgatgtgggaaggaaggtcaccgagtggcggcgtgcccaaaaggaaagaccgaggaacatCCGGAAAAgtcgtcagggaaatctccctctttacccaggaaaatgaaggcggctttggctgagactgaagtggagaaaattccttacttcggggacgagggggagcccaatatactccagccggcgggaaacgccagccacctgctttaaagggcgcctctgggcaggtggtagaggaagggcgcgaccatgtttcaatgagtggcaactatcccacactgacagtgaaagtgaagctaggctcccgcacaagaactgttgaagtgtgggctttgatcgattcagggtgttcgtgttgcttgatgcaccctgacgtggtggttgctttggagttacccagttttccactaaaacgtcccatgatttttacccagctggatggttctacggcgggggggaagccagtcacccattccacgggcatggtgacgttgcaaatgggcagccaccgtgaggggctgccgtttgtagtggcacctgtggggggtcctttagtcattctggggattccttggttggtccagcaaaacccatatataaattgggtgcacaggactttgacttttggggatggtttctatcaagcccctggggaggatgacgctccgcaggctgcagtggggagggcggcggcagcaaccccacatttcgctgccaccccactggagggcttgccggagcaataccaaagttttgcagatgtgtttggtgagaaggaggcagaccaactcccacctcatcgaaaaactgacggtgcaatagagttggtcccagatgcacaactgcccaaaccaaaaatctatgccatgacacaaaaggaactggcagcgctgcaggaatttgtggacaaaaacttggccaggggttttattgaaccagcaaattcgtcagtgggcgcccccgttttgtttcgagcgaagaaggatgggacattgagactttgtacagattaccgcggattaaatgcggtttcgatattaaacaaatatcctttgccaataataaaagacatgttagcacatctggccaaggggaaaatcttctctaagctggatttgagggaagcatatttccgtatctgtatacgggagggggatgagtggaagactgctttcaattgtcctctggactctttccagtacaaggttttgccatttggtttggcgggggcacccggggtgtttatgcaattgatcaatgaagtgttacatgaacatttgttcaagggtgtactggtctatttggatgatgttttgatttatactgaaatggtggaggaacatgagcgcttggtgaaacaggtgcttagcaaactgagaaaggctgagctttatgctaaactttctaagtgtgaatttcataagactcagcttgactacttggggtacagaatttcggacaagggtattgaaatggaccttgcgaagattcaagctattttggagtgggagcgcccgtgtactcgcaggcagctccagagttttcttggcttttccaactattatcgccagttcatccaggggttcgcagaaattgcattgcctcttactgatttattacgtacaaaggggctgggggacacacggaaggtgaagaacccgggagcattgctcagttggacacctgaatgccagttggctttcgacaaactcaaaagcctgttcactgctgaacctattctgcaacaccctgatcccactagaccctttgtggttcaagtggatgcttccgatttctccattggagcgctcttgTTGCAGGAGGATGCtgcgggctgcctgaagccctgtgcatatttgtcccgcaaattttctgagatggaaaggcaatggcatgtttgggaaaaagaggcttttgcagtcaaggctgctttggacgcatggcgccacctcttagagggggccaaatgtccttttgaggtttggactgaccataagaatttggaagcgcttagtacgccccgtaagctcagtcctaagcaaatccgttgggctcaatttttcagtcgctttgattttaaattgaagttcattccgggcaagaaaacttcctggctgatgtgctttcccgcctgccccaggattcggtccaggcacctgacattgtgggtacactgtggacagaaccccagttgggtttgcaggctgtcactcgcagtcagactcgggcacagctgccctcagcttcagtttcatcGGCTGGGGAAGAACGTtgattccttcgcaattgcaacaacagtttctctcagaactgaaatctgacacttggttgcaagcaaatggagacaatgttacatttgaccgaggcttcgcatggaagcagaaccgcctctatgtccctgacagtttgcgaagggagattttgagtagatctcatgatgataaagtggctggtcattttggctttgtgaaaaccttacacctgtaggcaattctggtggcctacattgagacgtgatgtcaaagaatatattgcttcttgtcctgtctgtgccatgtcaaaacggaaggggggcaaaccgcaaggcttgctgcagccagtggccagtccctcccgtccttgggaggagatctccatggattttattgtcgatttgcctcctagtcagagaaagactgtgatttgggtggtgaaggactacttttctaaacaagcccattttattccatgtgcctcAATTCCGTCTGCAATTAGCCCGTctattcctagtccacatctacaggattcacgggagcccctctcacttggtcacagaccgcgggacacagtttacttcccagttttggagggcatttttaaagctggtgggcactaagcaagcattgtccactgcgtcgcatccggagactgacagatctacagaggctcttaattcgacccttgaacaatttttgcgagcgtttgtcaactatcagcaggacaattgggttgatctcctgccttttgctgaagtggcttacaacaacgccatccatcagagcacagggcacacccctttccgtactgtttttggccgggattttgttcccattcctgatctgcCTCAATCCACTACAccaccctgttctgcttctgattgggctgcacacctggccgattcctggccagtaattcaacaagcgttggcagatgcccagtctgcctataaactgcatgctgataagagacgggCCCTCCAACCTACTTTAAAAGTTGGTGAtagggtctacctttccaccaagttcattaagtctcctcagccctcaaaaaaattggctcctaaatttgttggtccttttcccattgtgggagttgtgaaccctgtcacgtttaaattggatttgccacacaatcttagacgtttacatcctgtttttcactgcagcttgctcaagcctgtcaaccactccaatcggtggcatctgcaacctacactTCCTGCACCgattatgattgacggacaacaacattttgaagtgaaggaggtccttgattctcacaggcttcgtggcaccttgcagtacctcattcgctggaagcatttcccccaccctgcaaTCATTACAAGCACTAGAAGAAAACTGGGAATCCCCTCTTGAAATTAAGACAGCAATGGTACAACCATTTTAGTCTTACTTACCTTGGTTTTGCTATCAACGCTTTGGCTTCTGTCATTAACCATTCTTTCTGATTCTCCTTCTGAAGTGGCCATTGTTTCTGGGGGAACAAGTACAGAAAGAATCATACTCTTCTCAGCTTTTATCTGTTGCACCCATGAGAATATTTCCCCTTCAACCCAAACCCAAAATCTGGCAACAGGATTGGCATCATCCATATGCTTTGTGCATCTTATGAAGAACAAGAGCAGAATGCTAGAGGGCTCATGAGTAGGAAATGAGAGAGCTAGCAGCTCCTCATGTTCCTCCTTGCTGCGTGGGCTTCCTCCAGTCACTCAGAAGGAAC encodes:
- the LOC134494583 gene encoding inositol 1,4,5-triphosphate receptor associated 2-like, producing the protein MQIQHLRSLDRLVLSLDAETMATSEGESERMVNDRSQSVDSKTKPSVVRSQEPAKRNSSGSRVQAVHFKDSGDSDEESDSSEDALNTSLVELSVLQRLGLHRVALTEQDVEAAFAHLALAFRCDMFTLRQRVQIEERARNTAEENIQQELAECRAVLQASEVVLTISFAFLRMVV